A single genomic interval of Syntrophobotulus glycolicus DSM 8271 harbors:
- a CDS encoding Rrf2 family transcriptional regulator, giving the protein MRASTRFAIAVHILMLTAAFQDKYKITSSMLSDSTGVNAVIIRNIFSKLKKAKIIQVSPGTSGIKLIKKPEQISLFDIYATVEIEEPINVLSIHQNIPCDCPIGISVTDILMKHFITAATAMENELSKVSLLDLLNEIKETVPDLQPPWLHGKLD; this is encoded by the coding sequence ATGCGTGCCAGTACTCGTTTTGCAATAGCTGTTCACATATTAATGTTAACCGCCGCATTCCAAGATAAATATAAGATAACAAGCAGTATGCTTTCAGACAGTACCGGGGTAAATGCGGTGATTATTCGAAATATATTCAGTAAATTAAAAAAAGCAAAGATCATCCAGGTCTCGCCGGGCACAAGTGGCATAAAGTTGATTAAAAAGCCAGAACAAATATCCTTATTCGACATTTATGCCACCGTAGAAATTGAAGAACCGATCAATGTATTGAGCATCCACCAAAATATCCCTTGTGATTGTCCAATAGGTATAAGTGTCACTGACATACTGATGAAACATTTTATAACCGCTGCAACTGCTATGGAAAATGAATTATCAAAAGTCTCTTTACTTGATTTACTGAATGAAATAAAGGAAACTGTTCCTGACCTACAACCTCCCTGGTTACATGGGAAACTTGACTAA
- a CDS encoding NAD(P)H-dependent oxidoreductase, which yields MISIIYAHPLKDSLNASILKAVGEKFNNKGLEYSVLDLYQDGFDPVFKPEEQTGYFTGEGTHDPLVKKYQESLAASSQLVFIFPIWWNEQPAIVKGFIERVCLPGFGFKYTEQGVAPLLTNIKEVTVLTTSGAPDHALKNYCGNIIENQFINNIIRPITGLNTAKWMNLGLASSSPEQIKEHIASVSDLFEIER from the coding sequence ATGATTTCAATTATTTATGCCCACCCTTTAAAAGATAGCCTGAATGCCAGTATTCTAAAGGCTGTAGGGGAGAAATTCAATAATAAAGGTCTTGAATATTCGGTGCTTGACCTTTATCAAGACGGCTTTGACCCTGTTTTTAAGCCTGAAGAACAAACAGGGTATTTTACCGGAGAAGGTACACACGATCCTTTAGTTAAAAAATATCAAGAGAGTCTAGCGGCATCAAGCCAGCTAGTGTTTATTTTTCCGATATGGTGGAATGAACAGCCGGCAATTGTTAAAGGATTTATAGAAAGAGTATGCCTACCCGGTTTTGGGTTTAAATATACCGAACAAGGCGTTGCCCCCCTGTTAACAAACATCAAAGAAGTAACGGTGCTTACTACCTCGGGAGCACCGGATCATGCTTTGAAAAACTATTGTGGCAATATTATAGAAAATCAGTTTATCAATAATATCATTAGGCCGATAACAGGCTTAAATACAGCGAAATGGATGAATTTGGGGTTGGCTTCATCTTCTCCAGAGCAAATTAAAGAACACATTGCATCAGTGTCTGATCTGTTTGAAATAGAAAGATAA
- a CDS encoding EFR1 family ferrodoxin (N-terminal region resembles flavodoxins. C-terminal ferrodoxin region binds two 4Fe-4S clusters.) → MGTTIFYFTGTGNSLMLSRDLAKEIGSAKVISIAKAIQEPQFEMKDECIGFVFPLHYQGVPVIVQNFIEKLPMDKVNYIFGIVSSGAFIGDALKQLSTILSRRGKELSAGFQLLLPYNFIIDPFGLKAPGDEKRERLFKQEKLRVKEIAGMIKERKRIGIEKRPFLLLRHVHPYSRAAKEKLASELINGAKNFWVDNHCISCGRCKSVCPVNNIDILNEKPKWNEKCKQCLACINWCSQNAIQYKDRTLNKKRYTNPFVTVEDMVDSAGKY, encoded by the coding sequence ATGGGAACGACAATCTTCTATTTTACAGGGACTGGTAATAGTCTGATGCTTTCACGGGATCTAGCCAAAGAGATAGGAAGTGCGAAGGTTATTTCTATTGCGAAAGCAATACAAGAACCACAATTTGAGATGAAAGACGAATGCATTGGATTCGTCTTTCCACTTCATTACCAAGGTGTTCCCGTGATTGTACAGAACTTTATTGAGAAATTACCAATGGATAAAGTTAATTATATTTTTGGTATAGTTTCTAGTGGAGCGTTTATAGGAGATGCCTTAAAACAGCTTTCAACCATTCTGTCACGACGTGGGAAAGAATTATCCGCCGGGTTTCAACTTTTATTACCATACAATTTTATCATTGACCCGTTTGGGTTAAAGGCTCCGGGCGATGAAAAGCGAGAAAGGCTATTCAAGCAAGAAAAGCTTAGAGTGAAAGAGATTGCGGGAATGATAAAAGAGCGAAAACGGATAGGAATCGAGAAAAGACCATTCCTTTTATTGAGGCATGTACATCCATATTCCCGTGCGGCAAAGGAAAAACTTGCTTCTGAGTTAATTAATGGTGCAAAAAATTTCTGGGTTGATAACCATTGTATAAGTTGCGGCCGATGCAAATCTGTGTGCCCCGTGAACAATATTGATATCCTAAATGAAAAACCGAAATGGAATGAAAAATGCAAGCAATGCCTGGCATGCATTAACTGGTGTTCCCAAAATGCGATCCAGTATAAAGATAGGACTTTGAATAAAAAACGGTATACAAACCCATTTGTGACAGTGGAAGATATGGTTGATTCCGCAGGCAAATACTAA
- a CDS encoding exonuclease SbcCD subunit D, whose protein sequence is MKLLHLADLHIGKRLNEFSLLEDQKHILKEILDLTEDIRPAGILIAGDVYDKSVPAGEAVEILDDFLTELVALRAPVFLVSGNHDSPERLNFGSRILAPNGVHIAGTFEGALKQVTLRDEYGPAHIYLLPFIKPAMARPHFPDRNIESYEDAVRAVIEAAPIDSGERNLLVAHQFVTSGTTEPERSDSETIAVGGLDNIDASVFAPFDYVALGHLHAPQSIGRETVRYAGSPLKYSFSEVRGQKSATLVELAQKGTSRIETVNLTPRRDLREIKGPLAELLRAGAAGSPADTLSGGLCQDYIRAVLTDEDEVLDAIGRLRQVYPHIMRLDFENSRTKQGTEAAAAAAGDAAQKSPLDLFAEFYLRQNNREMTEEQGRIMREVLEQAGGGGQ, encoded by the coding sequence ATGAAATTGCTGCACCTGGCCGACCTGCATATCGGCAAACGCCTCAACGAATTCAGCCTGCTTGAGGATCAAAAACATATCCTGAAGGAAATTCTGGACCTGACCGAGGACATCAGACCCGCGGGCATTCTGATCGCCGGGGATGTCTACGACAAGAGCGTACCGGCGGGGGAAGCGGTGGAAATTCTGGACGATTTCCTGACCGAGCTTGTCGCCCTGCGGGCGCCGGTCTTTCTGGTCAGCGGCAACCACGATTCACCCGAACGCCTGAATTTCGGCAGCCGTATCCTGGCCCCAAACGGTGTCCATATCGCCGGGACCTTCGAAGGCGCGCTGAAGCAGGTCACCCTGCGGGACGAATACGGCCCGGCCCATATTTATCTCTTGCCGTTTATTAAGCCGGCCATGGCCCGGCCGCATTTTCCGGACCGGAATATCGAGTCTTATGAGGATGCCGTCCGGGCGGTGATTGAGGCCGCTCCGATTGACAGCGGGGAACGGAACCTCCTGGTCGCCCACCAGTTCGTCACCAGCGGCACCACAGAGCCGGAACGCTCTGACTCGGAAACAATCGCCGTGGGCGGGCTGGACAATATCGACGCTTCCGTGTTTGCCCCTTTTGATTATGTCGCCCTCGGCCACCTCCACGCTCCCCAGTCCATCGGCAGGGAAACCGTGCGCTATGCCGGCTCCCCGCTCAAATATTCCTTTTCCGAAGTGCGCGGGCAGAAATCGGCAACCCTGGTCGAGCTTGCCCAAAAAGGGACAAGCCGGATTGAGACCGTAAACCTGACGCCCCGGCGCGATCTGCGGGAGATCAAGGGACCACTGGCCGAACTGCTGCGGGCGGGCGCCGCCGGAAGTCCGGCCGACACGCTCTCCGGCGGCCTTTGTCAGGATTATATCCGGGCTGTCCTCACCGACGAGGATGAGGTTCTGGACGCCATCGGCCGGCTCCGCCAGGTCTATCCCCATATCATGCGCCTAGACTTTGAAAACAGCCGCACCAAACAGGGAACAGAAGCGGCGGCAGCGGCGGCCGGTGATGCCGCCCAAAAAAGCCCCCTGGATCTTTTTGCCGAGTTTTATCTCCGGCAGAATAACCGGGAAATGACGGAAGAACAGGGCCGGATCATGCGGGAGGTCCTGGAACAGGCGGGAGGTGGCGGACAGTGA
- a CDS encoding AAA family ATPase, translating into MKPLNVVMSAFGPYAGRVEIPLRQIGGEGLFLITGDTGAGKTTIFDAIAFALFDGASGSVRTVDTLRSDFAAVETKTYVELEFSHQGKTYTVIRNPKYERPKKSGTGFTQENADATLLLPGGAVVSGSNKVTEKIVELLGIEFRQFKQIAMIAQGEFLKLLLADSNERAGIFRRVFNTDLYLSVQDTLKRREKELKARCEQSVFSILQYMDGIQCPPDHPHCPQMAELLARRSIHAAEQILALLEDLIAGDQGLQEQAKRHGAELAAALLAQAAERKEAEYVNQSFAALAAAQRTLDTLRLREEEVRQKEETALAAEKALYGVKPLAESYEREKAARDELRARTEELSEAVAGQTPQVEKLLAAWNAEQEKEPARLKLAEEIPRLREALPKYDRVEALRQEKSGQEKARKDLEESLSGWHRQKQELAAGQDQLTREAETLSEADTALLACGNALTQITARGKAIQSLLTGLSAVRTLQAADEDLRKAFLAAEKSYSAANEDYIRQEQAFFREQAGILAQSLTDGDPCPVCGSISHPRKAQPPAEAPSEAELQNLKARLAEKQRALQTAGEKAGSKKTEIETTLANLWETAGSLFAARIPDSLSPGGPDSLSRLEGLAGEELGQAREEYQKQAGHKPELEAQSARRKACLEELAQTGERLRQAEEALTGLTERKSGLDIDLAKTGRDLENLQEGLLYPSLETARQVLGETAREAEELKLALQEAENSYRAGRQALDSQITLLADLEQRKEGVVRAAEQALEKFTAKYQAAGFRDEEAYRFALMSEQALTDLKNETAAYREASKAAETDRRRLEQETRDKQPKDSAGIAAEQNRLQQEKDRADQELQKIAARLQNNAAIAQSLTRAEAGRHLLEKEYLVIMSLAKTANGELAGKQKLAFEQYVQASYFNRIIAEANKRLAGMTQGRYELLRRENGADKRSQSGLDLDVLDNYTGKTRTVKSLSGGESFKASLALALGLSDVIQSYAGGVAIDTLFIDEGFGALDAESLEQAIAILQGLTAGNRLVGMISHVSELKERIDKQIVVRKAMAGSTIRLMS; encoded by the coding sequence GTGAAGCCGTTAAATGTTGTGATGAGCGCGTTCGGGCCTTATGCCGGCAGGGTGGAAATCCCCCTGCGGCAGATCGGCGGGGAGGGCCTGTTTCTGATCACCGGGGATACCGGAGCCGGGAAAACCACCATCTTTGACGCCATCGCCTTTGCCCTGTTTGACGGGGCCAGCGGCTCGGTGCGGACCGTGGATACCCTGCGCAGCGATTTTGCCGCCGTGGAGACCAAAACCTATGTGGAGCTGGAATTCTCCCATCAGGGGAAAACCTACACCGTGATCCGCAATCCCAAGTACGAACGCCCGAAGAAAAGCGGGACCGGCTTTACCCAGGAAAATGCGGACGCGACCTTATTATTGCCGGGCGGCGCAGTGGTGAGCGGCAGCAATAAGGTCACGGAAAAAATCGTGGAATTGCTGGGGATCGAGTTCAGGCAATTTAAGCAAATCGCCATGATCGCCCAGGGGGAATTTCTGAAGCTTCTGCTGGCCGACAGCAATGAACGGGCCGGGATTTTCCGCAGGGTATTTAACACCGATCTTTATCTGAGTGTGCAGGATACACTGAAACGCCGGGAAAAAGAGTTGAAAGCCCGCTGCGAGCAAAGCGTTTTCAGTATCCTCCAATATATGGACGGCATTCAATGCCCCCCGGACCATCCCCATTGCCCCCAGATGGCCGAGCTTTTGGCCCGGCGCAGTATTCACGCCGCCGAACAAATCCTGGCCTTATTGGAGGACTTGATCGCCGGCGATCAGGGACTGCAGGAACAGGCCAAACGGCACGGCGCCGAGCTGGCGGCAGCCCTGCTGGCCCAGGCTGCCGAACGGAAGGAAGCCGAGTATGTCAATCAATCCTTTGCCGCCCTGGCAGCCGCCCAAAGAACCCTCGATACCTTGCGGCTGCGGGAGGAGGAGGTCAGGCAAAAGGAAGAGACCGCCCTGGCGGCCGAGAAGGCCCTGTACGGCGTGAAGCCGCTGGCGGAAAGTTATGAGCGGGAAAAGGCGGCCCGGGACGAACTGCGCGCCCGGACAGAGGAATTAAGTGAGGCCGTCGCCGGCCAGACCCCGCAGGTGGAAAAGCTCCTGGCCGCCTGGAACGCTGAACAGGAAAAAGAGCCGGCGCGCCTGAAGCTGGCCGAGGAGATTCCCCGCCTCCGGGAAGCCTTGCCCAAATATGACAGGGTGGAGGCCCTCAGGCAGGAAAAGAGCGGACAGGAAAAAGCCCGCAAAGACCTGGAGGAATCTCTGAGCGGCTGGCACAGGCAAAAGCAGGAGCTTGCCGCCGGCCAGGATCAGCTGACCCGGGAGGCGGAAACCCTCAGTGAGGCCGATACCGCCCTTTTGGCCTGCGGCAATGCCCTGACCCAAATCACCGCGCGGGGCAAGGCCATCCAGAGTCTCCTGACGGGCCTGTCCGCGGTCAGGACCCTGCAGGCCGCTGATGAGGACCTGCGGAAGGCTTTTCTGGCGGCGGAAAAGAGCTATAGCGCCGCCAATGAGGACTATATCCGGCAGGAACAGGCTTTCTTCCGGGAGCAGGCCGGAATCCTGGCCCAAAGCCTGACAGACGGAGATCCCTGTCCTGTCTGCGGGTCGATCAGCCATCCCCGTAAGGCCCAGCCGCCGGCTGAGGCCCCCAGTGAAGCCGAACTGCAAAACCTGAAAGCCCGGCTGGCGGAAAAACAGCGGGCCCTGCAAACGGCCGGCGAGAAAGCGGGCAGCAAAAAGACAGAGATCGAGACCACCCTGGCCAATCTCTGGGAAACGGCCGGAAGCTTGTTCGCCGCCCGGATCCCGGACAGCCTCTCCCCGGGCGGCCCGGACAGCCTGTCCCGCCTGGAGGGCCTGGCCGGGGAGGAGCTGGGGCAGGCCAGAGAAGAATACCAAAAGCAAGCCGGGCACAAGCCGGAGCTGGAAGCCCAAAGCGCCCGCCGAAAGGCCTGTCTGGAAGAGCTGGCGCAAACCGGAGAGCGGCTGAGGCAGGCCGAAGAGGCCCTCACCGGGCTGACAGAGCGCAAAAGCGGCCTGGATATTGACCTGGCCAAAACGGGAAGGGATCTGGAGAACCTCCAGGAGGGGCTGCTTTACCCTTCCCTGGAAACGGCCAGGCAGGTTCTCGGAGAAACAGCCCGGGAAGCCGAAGAATTAAAGCTTGCTTTGCAGGAGGCGGAAAACAGCTACCGTGCGGGCAGGCAGGCCCTGGACAGCCAGATCACCCTGCTGGCGGACCTGGAGCAGAGAAAAGAAGGAGTGGTCCGGGCCGCGGAGCAAGCCCTGGAGAAATTTACGGCTAAGTATCAGGCTGCCGGCTTCAGGGACGAGGAGGCTTATCGCTTTGCCCTGATGTCCGAGCAGGCTTTGACGGACCTGAAGAATGAGACCGCCGCCTACCGGGAAGCGTCCAAAGCCGCGGAAACGGACCGGAGGAGGCTGGAGCAGGAAACCCGGGATAAACAGCCCAAAGACAGCGCCGGGATCGCGGCGGAGCAAAACCGGCTGCAGCAGGAGAAAGACCGGGCCGATCAGGAGCTGCAAAAAATCGCGGCCAGGCTCCAGAACAACGCGGCCATTGCCCAAAGCCTGACCAGAGCGGAGGCCGGGCGCCACCTTCTGGAAAAAGAATATCTGGTGATCATGAGTCTGGCCAAAACGGCCAACGGGGAGCTGGCCGGCAAACAAAAGCTGGCCTTTGAACAATATGTCCAGGCTTCTTACTTTAACCGGATTATCGCGGAGGCCAACAAAAGACTGGCCGGCATGACCCAGGGGCGCTATGAACTCCTGCGCAGGGAGAACGGCGCGGACAAGCGGTCCCAGTCCGGCCTGGACCTGGATGTCCTGGACAACTACACCGGCAAAACCCGCACCGTCAAATCCCTGTCGGGAGGGGAGTCCTTCAAGGCCTCGCTGGCCCTGGCCCTGGGCCTTTCCGACGTCATCCAAAGCTATGCCGGCGGGGTGGCAATCGATACCCTGTTTATTGACGAGGGCTTCGGGGCCCTGGACGCCGAGTCGCTGGAACAGGCCATCGCGATCCTGCAGGGCCTGACAGCCGGGAACCGGCTGGTCGGGATGATTTCCCACGTCAGTGAGCTGAAAGAGCGGATCGATAAACAGATAGTGGTCCGCAAAGCTATGGCCGGCAGTACGATCCGGTTGATGAGCTGA
- a CDS encoding heavy metal translocating P-type ATPase, whose protein sequence is MIKKINTLFSGIPMTITAAVFLAASLVSLGTGITFPLDPAWAVVVICGFPLLSLAVTRLVVQRWISSALLISIAMVASIAIGELFAAGEVAFIMAVGAILEDKTVERAKKGIRQLISLTPVQGRRIIAGGREEMVRADRIRQGDLLRVLPGEAIPVDGEITAGHTSVDQSILTGESLPVDKGAGDSVFCGTINRFGAIDLVATRVGEDSSLQKLIRLVQEAEKKKAPMQRIADKWAAWLVPVALAIAVMTFLASRELVRAVTVLVVFCPCALALATPTSIMAAIGQAAKHGVIIKSGEALENMGKVDCLAFDKTGTLTAGNLVVADVYPLAEEIDQAGLLALTASAEAYSEHPLAKAILAHAKKLQIPTTPASDFQMLPGKGITATVNGQTVLCGTLTFLQENNLPIEEGVLVTLGQFRAQGKAIILTAAGGSLLGMITLSDTLRDTAPDMIRELHAMHTRVVLLTGDHAQTAEYFAGKAGIRCVQAELLPEAKVGSIAQLQKQGHKVCMIGDGVNDAPALKMADVGVAMGGMGSDIAVEAADIALVGDDIAKIPYLKKLSNSTLHTIKFNISLSMAINALAILLSAAGVLTPITGALVHNAGSVLVVLNAALLYDRKFK, encoded by the coding sequence ATGATCAAAAAAATAAATACTCTTTTCAGCGGGATACCCATGACCATCACTGCCGCCGTTTTTCTGGCCGCAAGCCTGGTCTCTCTTGGCACGGGCATAACATTCCCGCTCGATCCGGCCTGGGCTGTGGTGGTGATCTGCGGGTTTCCCCTGTTATCCCTTGCCGTGACCCGCCTTGTGGTTCAAAGATGGATTTCTTCCGCTCTCTTGATTTCTATTGCCATGGTTGCCTCCATTGCCATCGGGGAATTGTTCGCCGCCGGAGAAGTGGCCTTTATTATGGCCGTCGGCGCCATCTTAGAGGACAAAACGGTTGAGCGGGCCAAAAAAGGAATCCGGCAGCTGATCAGCCTTACCCCTGTCCAGGGAAGAAGGATCATCGCCGGCGGCCGGGAGGAAATGGTCAGGGCCGACCGGATTCGGCAGGGCGATCTTCTTCGCGTTCTGCCCGGAGAGGCCATTCCGGTGGACGGGGAGATCACCGCCGGTCACACTTCCGTGGATCAATCCATCTTGACCGGGGAATCTCTCCCGGTGGATAAAGGAGCGGGCGACAGCGTATTCTGCGGCACAATCAATCGCTTTGGGGCGATTGATCTTGTGGCGACCAGGGTTGGCGAGGATTCCTCCCTGCAAAAATTGATTCGCCTGGTTCAGGAGGCCGAAAAGAAAAAAGCGCCCATGCAGCGCATCGCGGATAAATGGGCGGCCTGGCTTGTGCCGGTTGCTCTGGCCATCGCCGTCATGACCTTCCTGGCCTCCCGGGAGCTGGTGCGCGCGGTCACGGTCCTGGTTGTGTTCTGCCCCTGCGCCCTGGCCCTGGCCACCCCCACCTCCATTATGGCCGCTATCGGGCAGGCCGCCAAGCACGGGGTGATCATTAAGTCCGGTGAAGCCTTGGAAAATATGGGGAAGGTCGATTGCCTCGCTTTCGACAAAACCGGAACTTTGACCGCCGGAAATCTTGTGGTCGCGGATGTTTACCCCCTGGCTGAAGAAATAGATCAAGCGGGGCTTTTGGCTCTGACCGCGTCTGCGGAAGCTTACTCCGAACACCCGCTGGCCAAAGCGATCCTCGCTCACGCCAAAAAGCTGCAAATCCCGACAACACCGGCGAGCGATTTTCAAATGCTGCCGGGAAAAGGAATTACCGCCACCGTCAATGGACAGACTGTGCTCTGCGGAACCTTAACCTTCCTGCAAGAAAATAATCTTCCCATTGAGGAAGGGGTCCTCGTCACCTTGGGTCAATTTCGCGCCCAGGGAAAGGCCATCATCCTGACCGCCGCGGGAGGGTCCTTGCTGGGGATGATTACCCTTTCCGACACCCTGCGGGATACCGCCCCGGACATGATCCGGGAACTGCACGCTATGCACACCCGGGTTGTCCTGCTCACAGGCGACCACGCCCAGACCGCGGAGTATTTTGCCGGGAAAGCCGGTATCCGCTGCGTTCAGGCGGAGCTGCTTCCCGAAGCCAAGGTCGGCAGCATCGCCCAGCTCCAGAAGCAGGGGCACAAGGTTTGCATGATCGGCGACGGGGTCAACGACGCGCCCGCGCTTAAAATGGCCGATGTCGGCGTGGCCATGGGCGGCATGGGGAGCGACATCGCGGTGGAAGCCGCGGACATCGCCCTGGTCGGGGATGACATCGCCAAGATACCCTATCTGAAAAAGCTGTCCAACTCCACCCTTCACACCATCAAGTTCAATATCTCCCTGTCCATGGCCATCAATGCTCTGGCCATCCTGCTTTCCGCGGCGGGCGTTCTGACCCCCATCACCGGCGCCCTGGTCCACAATGCCGGTTCCGTACTGGTCGTGCTGAACGCGGCGCTGCTGTATGACCGGAAATTCAAGTGA
- a CDS encoding metal-sensing transcriptional repressor, giving the protein MDVSAHAHHHSHRQTKKVLNRISRVTGHLQSVKKMVEEGRDCSEILIQLSAIRSAVNNIGRVILQDHIDHCVVEAVENNDKKVLDDLNNAIEKFLK; this is encoded by the coding sequence ATGGACGTCAGCGCCCATGCCCATCATCACAGCCATCGTCAGACCAAAAAGGTTCTCAACCGCATTTCCCGCGTCACAGGACACCTGCAATCTGTCAAAAAGATGGTGGAGGAAGGCAGGGATTGCAGTGAAATCCTGATCCAGCTTTCCGCCATCCGCTCTGCGGTCAATAACATTGGCCGTGTCATCCTGCAGGATCATATTGATCACTGTGTGGTTGAAGCTGTGGAAAACAACGATAAGAAGGTTCTTGACGATCTCAACAATGCCATTGAAAAATTTTTGAAATAG
- a CDS encoding FeoC-like transcriptional regulator, giving the protein MLQDILTAIHKGEVLTLEQLGQRLQLSPAMVEMSLHQLSRMGYLAKEGLQLSGGTCQTPEKGCSGCSGRRASSHRPIYWYVLTERAKRAL; this is encoded by the coding sequence ATGCTCCAGGATATCCTGACCGCCATCCATAAGGGGGAAGTGCTGACATTGGAGCAGCTGGGGCAGCGGCTCCAGCTCTCTCCCGCTATGGTGGAGATGTCCCTGCATCAGCTTTCCCGGATGGGGTATCTGGCCAAGGAAGGGCTTCAGCTGAGCGGCGGCACCTGCCAAACCCCTGAGAAGGGCTGCTCCGGATGCAGCGGCAGGCGGGCGTCTTCCCACCGCCCCATTTACTGGTATGTCCTGACGGAGAGAGCCAAACGGGCCCTTTGA
- the feoB gene encoding ferrous iron transport protein B: MSTAVATANRPLSIGLLGQPNTGKSTLFNALTGSRQHVGNWPGKTVEKKEGTLLQDGQKYKLVDLPGTYSLSANSDEEVITREYIASDDLDIVVAMIDASQLERSLFLLADYAGIDRPVAVLLNMMDVAREQGKSIDSAKLSALLGVPVFPVVASKKQGLEPLYALLKNAEFQHCFLRAEPLFKEYQAIFGDTFSVLEGLLDGVRFGVQTPRWIAAKLLENDARIKEMVREAVDSAAWHSIEQILAGVQDGLLTTADCKFRWINRLVVESAYTPSDHLKLNWFEHLATSPIAGKILALAVILGGLIAAREAGYVLMGLFSGYCIDPILGFVENVFGVIGIPAGFTTFFCETVLNGFIFAIMMALYIMCNALVFGLLEEVGYMARISYAFDNVMQRLGMQGKSVMPMLISFGCTMGGITGARVIDSWKQRTLTIASSWVVPCAATWGVLGLMSSLFFPRHANLIITALFLTSILHLFVTSKLFGRSLNIQKEQNGLIMELPPYHKPSWRSLSHFTLMRGRDVLLKALKVVIAIQIIFWLLSYSPDGIIANSIIYRIGTAIEPFTMIFGLNWQLFMSFVASAMGKEAAIGVIGSLFGSAGAAGNLFGLSFGGGEGGDFGAAILLGATAPQALAFMFAFYFNIPCFMAIATTVTETHSAKWTARIALYYVLAALLLSGVVYHISKLFF; encoded by the coding sequence ATGTCAACAGCAGTCGCAACGGCCAACCGCCCCCTCTCTATCGGGCTTCTCGGCCAGCCCAATACCGGTAAATCCACGTTGTTCAACGCCCTGACCGGCTCCCGCCAGCATGTGGGCAACTGGCCCGGAAAAACAGTGGAGAAAAAAGAGGGCACCCTGCTGCAAGACGGACAGAAATACAAGCTGGTCGATCTCCCCGGAACGTACAGCCTTTCCGCAAACTCGGATGAGGAGGTCATTACGCGGGAGTACATTGCCAGCGACGATTTGGATATTGTCGTCGCCATGATCGACGCTTCCCAGCTGGAGCGCAGCCTGTTTCTCCTGGCCGATTACGCCGGGATAGACCGCCCGGTGGCGGTTCTCCTGAACATGATGGATGTGGCCAGGGAACAAGGGAAAAGTATTGACTCGGCAAAGCTTTCCGCCCTGCTGGGCGTTCCGGTCTTTCCGGTGGTCGCTTCCAAAAAACAGGGACTGGAGCCCCTTTATGCTCTCCTGAAAAACGCGGAGTTTCAGCACTGCTTCTTACGGGCAGAGCCGTTATTTAAAGAATATCAGGCGATCTTCGGCGATACGTTTTCAGTCTTGGAAGGGCTGCTTGACGGTGTCCGGTTCGGTGTCCAGACCCCCCGCTGGATTGCCGCAAAGCTGCTGGAGAATGACGCCCGGATCAAGGAGATGGTCAGGGAGGCTGTGGACAGCGCCGCCTGGCATTCTATTGAACAGATCTTGGCCGGCGTCCAGGATGGCCTGCTCACCACCGCCGATTGTAAATTCCGCTGGATCAACCGTCTTGTGGTGGAATCGGCTTACACCCCATCGGATCATTTAAAGCTGAACTGGTTTGAACATTTAGCCACCAGCCCGATTGCCGGTAAGATCCTCGCCTTGGCTGTGATTCTGGGCGGCTTGATTGCCGCAAGAGAAGCCGGCTATGTCCTGATGGGGCTTTTCAGCGGGTATTGCATCGACCCCATCCTGGGGTTTGTGGAAAATGTCTTCGGGGTGATCGGGATACCGGCCGGATTTACGACGTTCTTTTGTGAAACAGTGCTCAACGGCTTTATTTTCGCCATTATGATGGCCCTCTATATCATGTGTAACGCTCTTGTCTTCGGGCTGCTGGAGGAAGTCGGATACATGGCCCGCATTTCTTATGCCTTTGACAATGTGATGCAGCGTCTGGGCATGCAGGGAAAGTCGGTCATGCCCATGCTGATCAGCTTCGGCTGCACGATGGGCGGTATCACCGGCGCCCGTGTCATTGATTCCTGGAAGCAGCGGACCTTAACCATTGCTTCCAGCTGGGTGGTCCCCTGCGCCGCGACCTGGGGGGTTCTGGGATTAATGAGCAGTCTGTTTTTCCCCAGACATGCCAACCTGATCATTACCGCCCTGTTCCTGACCTCCATCCTCCACCTGTTTGTCACCTCGAAGCTGTTCGGCCGTTCGCTGAATATACAGAAGGAGCAAAACGGGCTGATTATGGAGCTTCCTCCCTATCATAAGCCCAGCTGGCGTTCCTTATCCCACTTTACCCTGATGCGGGGCAGAGATGTTTTACTGAAGGCCCTTAAAGTGGTGATCGCCATTCAAATCATCTTTTGGCTCCTGTCCTATTCGCCGGACGGCATTATTGCCAACAGCATCATTTACCGCATCGGAACGGCGATTGAACCATTTACCATGATTTTCGGACTGAACTGGCAGCTTTTCATGTCCTTTGTGGCCTCCGCGATGGGCAAGGAAGCGGCGATCGGCGTGATCGGCTCCCTCTTTGGCAGCGCCGGAGCAGCCGGGAACCTCTTCGGGCTCTCTTTCGGCGGCGGCGAAGGCGGAGATTTTGGCGCCGCGATCCTGCTCGGGGCAACCGCCCCTCAGGCTTTAGCGTTCATGTTTGCCTTTTATTTCAATATCCCCTGCTTTATGGCTATCGCGACCACGGTAACTGAAACGCACAGCGCGAAATGGACGGCGAGAATTGCCCTGTACTATGTGCTGGCGGCTTTACTCCTCTCCGGCGTTGTTTATCACATTTCCAAGCTGTTTTTCTAA